A stretch of the Oncorhynchus mykiss isolate Arlee chromosome 23, USDA_OmykA_1.1, whole genome shotgun sequence genome encodes the following:
- the LOC110502962 gene encoding vacuolar protein-sorting-associated protein 25 isoform X1 → MLTPDRNSLQHGAPLLSPTAAITSSTLWTSWKSKRALCSTTRILIVSFYSPCSKFHLLTICHKFNQSEKKTRGHLWIYCPVICCWIVTLKLWKGNLEWLDKNKTQCLVMWRRPEEWGKLIYQWVSKNGMVNTVFTLYELANGDDTESEEFHGLEEWMLIRSLQALQTDGKAEVITMDDGKGVKFF, encoded by the exons ATGTTGACACCAGACAGAAACAGCTTGCAGCATGGTGCTCCCTTGCTCTCTCCTACTGCCGCCATCACAAGCTCTACACTTTGGACATCATGGAAGTCCAAGAGAGCCCTGTGTTCAACCACAAGAATATTGATAGTATCCTTTTATTCGCCGTGTTCTAAGTTTCACTTACTGACCATATGTCATAAATTTAACCAATCCGAAAAAAAGACAAGAGGCCATCTCTGGATTTACTGTCCTGTTATTTGTTGTTGGATAGTGACTTTGAAGCTATGGAAAG GGAACCTGGAATGGTTAGACAAGAACAAGACACAGTGTCTAGTCATGTGGAGGAGGCCAGAGGAATGGGGCAAACTAATTTACCAGTGG GTCTCTAAAAATGGTATGGTCAATACGGTGTTTACACTCTACGAGCTCGCCAACGGTGACGACACAGAAAGCGAAG AATTCCATGGGCTGGAGGAGTGGATGCTGATTCGCTCGCTGCAGGCCCTGCAGACGGACGGCAAGGCAGAGGTCATCACCATGGATGACGGGAAGGGGGTCAAGTTCTTCTGA
- the LOC110502962 gene encoding vacuolar protein-sorting-associated protein 25 isoform X2, with product MSFEWPWQYNFPPFFTLQPNVDTRQKQLAAWCSLALSYCRHHKLYTLDIMEVQESPVFNHKNIDRKLSTEAILIVFEELRKKGNLEWLDKNKTQCLVMWRRPEEWGKLIYQWVSKNGMVNTVFTLYELANGDDTESEEFHGLEEWMLIRSLQALQTDGKAEVITMDDGKGVKFF from the exons GTTACAACCCAATGTTGACACCAGACAGAAACAGCTTGCAGCATGGTGCTCCCTTGCTCTCTCCTACTGCCGCCATCACAAGCTCTACACTTTGGACATCATGGAAGTCCAAGAGAGCCCTGTGTTCAACCACAAGAATATTGATA GAAAACTATCAACGGAGGCCATACTAATTGTTTTTGAGGAATTGAGGAAAAAAG GGAACCTGGAATGGTTAGACAAGAACAAGACACAGTGTCTAGTCATGTGGAGGAGGCCAGAGGAATGGGGCAAACTAATTTACCAGTGG GTCTCTAAAAATGGTATGGTCAATACGGTGTTTACACTCTACGAGCTCGCCAACGGTGACGACACAGAAAGCGAAG AATTCCATGGGCTGGAGGAGTGGATGCTGATTCGCTCGCTGCAGGCCCTGCAGACGGACGGCAAGGCAGAGGTCATCACCATGGATGACGGGAAGGGGGTCAAGTTCTTCTGA